One stretch of Leucoraja erinacea ecotype New England unplaced genomic scaffold, Leri_hhj_1 Leri_506S, whole genome shotgun sequence DNA includes these proteins:
- the LOC129693966 gene encoding uncharacterized protein LOC129693966 yields the protein MWLRIWLMLSWVWPVYSQLHATAVTVEYIIAGRYSSVLLKGFKETRLPKGTVNKWSLVLRHRHTLIVIHTVGSSHIRYSDYYINRINYHKENGSLVLNNVDLDDRGVYENSVTTYEKTVQKSYYKKILDVLDILAAPLILQHPVTAVKVAQLICVSNSWNTDSILWFKGSKPLENNEIYSMSSNNRTLTIKTDQVQNCELYTCVIKNKISESMNTRMLSINGLVLLNQYSFISAIIALVSTTTTFAASVFIIFFALGTYRVHKRHVQLTAFFVFFQLLSFITLLFASLFCIFDPEFPIAYRIIESFGFLMVVAMVVYILVVYLHPETKLQRSFLIKRKHRYVFLAYGILSMFIAATPIYRAHYNIKICQFPVIETSGTAVSAAMAYIFISWLIFIMFIKHSKCSF from the exons TTTATTCACAATTGCACGCTACTGCTGTGACTGTGGAATATATTATTGCCGGCCGTTATTCCTCAGTTTTACTGAAAGGATTCAAAGAAACCAGACTTCCAAAAGGAACAGTGAACAAATGGTCACTTGTCTTACGACATCGGCATACCTTGATAGTGATTCATACCGTTGGCTCAAGTCATATTCGTTACAGTGATTATTACATTAATCGGATAAATTATCACAAAGAGAATGGGTCTCTCGTACTGAACAATGTAGATCTGGATGACCGTGGCGTTTATGAGAACAGTGTAACAACATATGAAAAAACTGTGCAGAAGTCTTATTATAAAAAAATTCTGGACGTTTTAG ATATTTTGGCAGCACCATTGATATTACAGCACCCTGTGACTGCAGTGAAAGTTGCTCAACTCATTTGTGTTTCAAATAGTTGGAATACAGATTCAATTTTGTGGTTTAAAGGAAGCAAACCACTTGAAAATAATGAGATTTACTCAATGTCCAGTAACAACAGAACATTAACAATCAAAACTGATCAAGTTCAAAACTGTGAATTGTACACCTGTGTGATCAAAAACAAGATCAGCGAGAGCATGAACACTCGTATGCTCTCTATCAACG GATTGGTGCTACTCAATCAGTACTCTTTTATCTCAGCCATAATTGCTCTGGTGAGCACAACAACAACTTTTGCTGCATCCGTCTTCATTATCTTTTTTGCTCTGGGGACATACAGAG TGCACAAGCGGCATGTACAGCTGACGGCTTTCTTTGTATTCTTCCAGCTACTCAGCTTCATCACTTTGTTGTTTGCATCACTCTTCTGTATTTTCGATCCAG AGTTTCCCATCGCGTACAGGATTATCGAAAGCTTTGGATTTTTAATGGTGGTAGCAATGGTCGTTTATATTCTCGTGGTTTACTTGCATCCTGAAACAAAACTCCAAAGATCGTTTTTGATTAAGAGGA AACATCGTTATGTTTTCCTGGCGTATGGAATCCTGTCAATGTTCATTGCAGCTACACCAATTTACAGAGCACATTACAACA TTAAAATCTGCCAATTTCCCGTCATAGAGACTTCAGGAACTGCTGTCTCTGCTGCCATGGCCTATATTTTCATTTCATGGTTGATATTTATCATGTTTATCAAGCATAGTAAGTGCTCATTTTGA